One stretch of Deltaproteobacteria bacterium HGW-Deltaproteobacteria-6 DNA includes these proteins:
- a CDS encoding diaminopimelate epimerase produces the protein MKIDESRFIEFYKMSGSGNDFIIIDNRDLSLQIIDLPVFVRRICQRKVSVGADGLFLIEPSEVADFKWRFFNSDGSVAEMCGNGSRCAARFAYFNSIAGPKMSIETDAGIVTAEVFDDNVKVRLTDPSSLEIAREIILNGSSCLLDLIDTGVPHAVSFVDDLETCAVVGTGRQIRRHGSFQPRGTNANFARVTERQKMKVRTYERGVEDETLACGTGVVASVLAAAGRGLVDSPVDVTVQSGEVLRVYFTRRDDRFEEIYLEGKVKMVYQGLLFEEAYK, from the coding sequence ATGAAGATTGATGAATCGCGTTTTATTGAATTTTATAAAATGAGCGGCAGCGGCAATGACTTCATCATCATTGACAACCGCGATCTCTCACTGCAGATTATTGATCTGCCGGTTTTTGTTCGCCGGATTTGTCAGAGAAAGGTTTCCGTCGGTGCGGACGGGCTTTTTCTGATTGAACCATCTGAGGTTGCTGATTTTAAGTGGCGTTTTTTTAATTCAGACGGCAGCGTGGCCGAAATGTGCGGCAATGGCAGCCGTTGCGCGGCCCGTTTTGCATATTTCAACAGTATTGCCGGACCGAAAATGTCCATTGAGACGGATGCCGGCATTGTTACCGCCGAGGTTTTTGACGACAATGTGAAGGTTCGTCTTACCGATCCATCCTCTTTGGAAATCGCCCGGGAAATCATATTGAACGGCAGTTCGTGTCTTCTGGATCTTATCGATACCGGAGTGCCGCACGCCGTTTCATTTGTGGATGATTTGGAAACCTGCGCCGTCGTCGGGACGGGACGGCAGATCCGCCGGCATGGCTCTTTCCAGCCGAGGGGCACGAATGCCAATTTTGCCCGTGTGACAGAACGGCAGAAAATGAAAGTTCGCACCTATGAGCGGGGCGTGGAAGATGAAACGCTCGCCTGCGGTACCGGTGTTGTCGCCTCAGTCCTAGCCGCCGCAGGACGCGGGCTTGTGGATTCTCCGGTAGATGTAACCGTGCAAAGCGGCGAAGTTTTACGAGTCTATTTCACCCGCCGGGATGACCGTTTTGAGGAAATTTACCTTGAAGGGAAAGTGAAAATGGTTTATCAAGGACTTCTTTTTGAAGAGGCCTATAAATAG